In Musa acuminata AAA Group cultivar baxijiao chromosome BXJ3-9, Cavendish_Baxijiao_AAA, whole genome shotgun sequence, a single genomic region encodes these proteins:
- the LOC135586483 gene encoding homeobox-leucine zipper protein ROC5-like, whose translation MSFGGLFDSGSGRGGGGARTGLADAVHRSSTAMSISNISQPLLASPSLPMFNSPGLSLTLQSDMEGTGAAGKGGAWDLDSGSQNKEDENESRSGGSDNLGGLSGDNLEQENPRKKKRYHRHTPHQIEELEAFFKDCPHPDEKQRLELSKRLSLEARQVKFWFQNRRTQMKTQMERHENMILRQENDKLRAENLSIREATRNPVCSNCGGLAMLGEGSLEEQHLRIENARLKDELDRVCSLIGKFLGKPISALSSPLPLPMSNSTLDLAVGNNVFGGLGLVTPATLPPVTDFTAGATSGPFGTVTTPARNVGTGTLDGVDRSQERFVFLELALTAMDELVKMAQMEDPLWVPTLDGGKETLNYEEYLRSFPRCIGAKPVELVSEATRATGAVIINSLALVETLMDATRWVDMFPSVIARATTIDVISSGMGGSRNGVLQHMHAELQVLSPLVPVRDVRFLRFCKQLTEGAWAVVDVSIDGIRDDLSAPPPNMSCRRLPSGCLVQDMPNGYSKVTWVEHAEYDEAAVHPLFRPLVRSGMALGAHRWVASLQRRCQSLAMLMSSSLSHDDTTTITPSGRRSMLKLAQRMTDNFCAGVCASSAHEWNNLSGGINIGEDVRVKTSQNVAEPGEPPGVVLSAATSVWLPIAPQRLFDFLRNQQLRSQWDILSNGGPMEEMAHIANGKTGNTVSLLRASAVSADHNSMLILQETCTDSSGSVVVYAPVDVPAMHLVMSGGDSTYVALLPSGFAILPDGRGSGAGVTHKAGGSLLTVGFQILVNSQPTAKLTVESVETVSNLISCTVEKIKAAIHCEA comes from the exons CAATCGGATATGGAAGGCACGGGTGCCGCCGGTAAAGGTGGAGCGTGGGATCTGGATTCGGGGAGTCAGAACAAGGAAGACGAGAACGAGAGCCGGTCAGGAGGGAGCGACAACCTGGGAGGACTCTCCGGGGACAATTTAGAACAGGAGAACCCGCGCAAGAAGAAGCGATACCATCGCCACACCCCGCACCAAATCGAAGAACTCGAAGC ATTCTTCAAGGATTGCCCTCACCCTGATGAGAAGCAAAGGTTGGAACTCAGCAAGAGGTTATCCTTGGAGGCTCGCCAGGTCAAGTTCTGGTTCCAGAACCGCCGAACCCAGATGAAG ACCCAAATGGAACGCCACGAAAACATGATCCTAAGGCAGGAGAACGACAAGCTTCGCGCTGAGAACTTGTCAATCAGGGAGGCGACGAGGAACCCTGTCTGCAGCAACTGCGGTGGGCTGGCGATGCTCGGCGAAGGGTCGCTCGAAGAACAACACTTGAGAATTGAGAATGCCCGTCTCAAGGATGAGCTTGATCGTGTTTGCTCCCTCATTGGGAAGTTCCTCGGCAAGCCTATATCTGCGTTGTCTAGTCCACTTCCTCTCCCGATGTCAAATTCAACATTGGATCTTGCAGTCGGGAACAATGTTTTCGGTGGCCTGGGTTTGGTGACCCCGGCAACGTTGCCTCCGGTCACTGATTTCACCGCCGGAGCAACAAGCGGCCCATTCGGCACCGTTACAACTCCTGCAAGGAACGTTGGCACGGGAACTCTAGACGGTGTGGATAGATCGCAGGAGAGATTCGTGTTCTTGGAACTTGCACTCACAGCAATGGATGAGCTGGTGAAGATGGCTCAGATGGAGGATCCTCTTTGGGTTCCAACTTTGGATGGAGGGAAGGAAACACTGAACTACGAGGAGTATCTTCGAAGTTTCCCTCGCTGCATCGGTGCGAAGCCCGTTGAGTTGGTGTCGGAGGCCACCAGGGCTACCGGCGCCGTGATCATCAATAGCTTGGCGTTGGTTGAGACTCTCATGGACGCC ACTCGGTGGGTAGATATGTTTCCTTCTGTGATTGCAAGAGCGACCACCATTGATGTGATCTCCAGTGGCATGGGTGGTAGCAGAAATGGTGTGCTCCAACAT ATGCATGCAGAACTTCAAGTTCTCTCGCCACTGGTGCCTGTCCGAGATGTCCGTTTCCTTAGGTTCTGCAAGCAACTTACAGAGGGAGCTTGGGCGGTAGTAGATGTCTCCATCGATGGAATTAGAGACGACCTTTCTGCTCCACCTCCTAATATGAGTTGCCGCCGGTTGCCGTCTGGTTGCCTGGTGCAGGACATGCCTAATGGTTATTCTAAG GTCACATGGGTGGAGCACGCCGAGTACGACGAGGCCGCGGTGCACCCGCTGTTCCGGCCGCTGGTGCGCTCCGGCATGGCGCTCGGCGCACATCGTTGGGTCGCCTCCCTCCAACGCCGGTGCCAGTCCTTGGCTATGCTCATGTCCTCTTCGCTCTCCCATGACGATACCACCA CAATAACGCCGAGTGGGAGGAGGAGCATGCTGAAGCTGGCGCAGCGCATGACGGACAACTTCTGCGCCGGGGTGTGCGCGTCGTCAGCCCACGAGTGGAACAACCTCAGCGGCGGGATCAACATCGGCGAGGACGTGAGGGTCAAGACCAGCCAGAACGTGGCCGAGCCCGGGGAGCCACCGGGGGTGGTGCTGAGCGCTGCCACCTCGGTGTGGCTCCCTATCGCCCCACAGCGCCTTTTCGACTTCCTCCGCAACCAGCAGCTACGGAGCCAGTGGGATATCCTCTCCAACGGCGGTCCCATGGAGGAGATGGCCCACATCGCCAACGGAAAGACCGGCAACACCGTCTCCCTCCTCCGTGCCAGC GCGGTGAGTGCAGACCACAACAGCATGCTGATACTGCAAGAAACGTGCACGGACTCGTCCGGGTCGGTTGTGGTGTACGCCCCGGTGGACGTGCCGGCCATGCACCTCGTTATGAGCGGCGGCGACTCCACCTACGTCGCCCTTCTCCCGTCTGGTTTCGCCATCCTCCCCGACGGCCGCGGCAGCGGCGCAGGCGTCACCCACAAGGCGGGAGGGTCGCTGCTCACCGTCGGGTTCCAGATTCTGGTGAACAGCCAGCCGACGGCGAAGCTGACGGTGGAGTCGGTGGAGACCGTCAGCAACCTTATCTCATGCACCGTGGAAAAGATCAAGGCAGCCATCCACTGCGAAGCTTGA